The Bacteroidales bacterium genome includes a region encoding these proteins:
- a CDS encoding universal stress protein, whose product MEKEVKKIILIPTDFSEVCQNATEHGLILAKAMKYEVTLLHVINKATYKYLDEENLDKNSIKVMMKKSAKEYTEKYGVPVNVRISQGKLFEKIKKINKKIKPKMIILGTHGKLGFQKIAGSYVLKVITSTKTPTVVVQKKSNIAGYKNIVFPITSSTKDRQKVSWAVTIAKTFGATVHLIPKFESEKYHKKRIVNVTKQIKDFMTEYGINFVDKVSSPEAGNFAKQVIDYAVDNNADLIMTLVDKDKTFVFASWDEQIIFNSSQIPVICINPIHTKKSAWAGAWS is encoded by the coding sequence ATGGAAAAAGAAGTAAAAAAAATCATCCTTATTCCCACAGATTTTTCTGAAGTTTGTCAAAATGCCACAGAACACGGTCTTATTTTAGCTAAAGCCATGAAATATGAAGTTACACTTCTGCACGTTATCAATAAAGCTACTTATAAATACCTTGACGAAGAGAATCTTGATAAAAATTCCATTAAAGTTATGATGAAAAAATCAGCCAAAGAGTACACAGAAAAATATGGCGTTCCGGTTAATGTTCGTATTTCGCAAGGTAAACTTTTTGAAAAAATTAAAAAGATTAATAAAAAGATTAAACCAAAAATGATTATTCTGGGCACTCACGGTAAATTAGGTTTTCAAAAAATTGCAGGAAGTTATGTTTTAAAAGTAATAACATCAACAAAAACACCAACTGTAGTAGTTCAAAAAAAATCAAATATTGCGGGTTATAAAAATATTGTATTCCCTATTACTTCATCAACAAAAGACAGGCAAAAAGTTTCATGGGCCGTTACAATAGCAAAAACATTTGGAGCAACTGTCCATTTGATCCCAAAATTTGAATCTGAAAAGTATCACAAAAAAAGAATTGTAAATGTAACTAAACAGATCAAGGATTTTATGACTGAATACGGAATTAATTTTGTTGATAAAGTTTCTTCACCGGAAGCAGGAAATTTCGCAAAGCAAGTTATTGATTATGCTGTTGATAATAATGCGGATCTTATTATGACATTAGTTGATAAAGATAAGACATTCGTTTTTGCATCTTGGGATGAACAAATAATTTTCAATTCATCACAGATACCGGTTATTTGTATAAATCCTATACATACAAAGAAATCAGCATGGGCCGGAGCATGGTCATAA